The Acanthopagrus latus isolate v.2019 chromosome 6, fAcaLat1.1, whole genome shotgun sequence genome includes a region encoding these proteins:
- the LOC119020811 gene encoding vegetative cell wall protein gp1-like isoform X1, whose protein sequence is MTWSILYFVVLTTVTSAQLCYGAAMDSEAVVQRPPSAGSVRLRSVEHEPVAPTRRGSLTIRPDQTSTRVRHNLMNAKLKRIDPSVQCSDNLMTLRVKDIRAPHILVDSGEQPLTPLSQMPSKCGFSVRRSRRDVQFAAPYQGCHVTQQDGDYVLPLRLWGAPMTMSCPAVLPPPSVSCFPSGMVVKIGGITAHGLKVKVSGTWQPLSSLCSSCGLTVEELPGGLMLSAPYNRGLCIETQEEKYLLSLLLAEVELLVTCPTSPNIKPTRTTTAAPPSDHPVLQYPQYPQFPVFPQYLQGTVAPLPQHPQLPSGASADTGNQDSPAAQQPAFPLMPQYPQFPQYPLFPRPVPPMKPPAAPPASLPQMPQSPQYPFPFFPQFPMVPGIFHPTTPPPLSPPASVTTPAPTTKRDGKPVVPLQTRFPIPPQYPSPPFHQLPQLPEGQTPSPQGPKPVIQQHKPYQVYPQTYQIPVLYPPQKYPSQRQNTQTAAPTTASTTSAATALKPAAQQPFYYPHPYLPAYYVPQQAPMPTYPDPPTSPSAKPAPSDQHERHAKPSFYPPPSHQKPQ, encoded by the exons ATGACTTGGAGTATATTGTATTTCGTAGTGCTGACGACTGTGACGTCCGCACAGCTTTGTTATGGAGCAGCTATGGATTCGGAGGCTGTTGTTCAGAGGCCTCCATCAGCAGGTAGTGTTCGCCTCAGGAGTGTGGAGCATGAACCTGTGGCTCCAACACGACGGGGCTCACTCACCATCAGGCCTGACCAAACATCCACTCGTG tgcGGCACAATTTGATGAATGCTAAACTGAAGCGCATTGATCCGTCAGTGCAATGTAGTGACAACCTGATGACTCTGAGAGTCAAAGACATCAGAGCTCCTCACATACTTGTGGATAGTG GTGAGCAACCTCTCACTCCTTTGTCCCAAATGCCCTCTAAATGTGGCTTCTCTGTGAGGAGGTCCCGCAGGGATGTGCAGTTTGCTGCACCTTACCAGGGCTGCCATGTTACACAGCAG GATGGTGATTATGTACTGCCACTGCGTTTATGGGGGGCACCGATGACAATGTCCTGCCCTGCTGTGCTTCCACCACCCTCTGTGTCCTGCTTCCCATCTGGGATGGTGGTGAAGATTGGTGGTATTACAGCACATGGACTCAAAGTTAAAG TGTCTGGCACGTGGCAGCCCCTTTCATCACTCTGTAGCAGTTGTGGACTCACTGTTGAAGAGCTCCCTGGTGGACTGATGCTCTCTGCTCCCTACAACAGAGGCCTGTGTATAGAGACTCAG gaggagaagtaTTTACTATCTCTTCTGCTGGCGGAAGTTGAGCTCTTGGTCACATGTCCTACATCTCCGAACATTAAGCCTACCAGAACAACGACCGCTGCGCCTCCCAGTGACCATCCTGTCCTGCAGTATCCTCAGTACCCTCAGTtcccagtgtttcctcagtACCTGCAAGGTACAGTGGCGCCTTTGCCACAAcatccacagctgccctcaggtGCTTCAGCAGACACTGGAAATCAAGAttcacctgcagctcagcagcctgCATTTCCACTTATGCCACAGTATCCACAGTTCCCTCAGTATCCTCTGTTTCCCAGACCGGTGCCACCTATGaaacctcctgcagctcctccggCTTCATTACCCCAGATGCCTCAGTCTCCACAGTATCCGTTTCCTTTTTTCCCACAATTCCCCATGGTACCTGGAATTTTCCATCCAacaacccctcctcctctttctcctcctgcttcgGTAACCACACCTGCCCCCACCACTAAGCGTGATGGGAAGCCTGTTGTTCCCCTGCAGACACGGTTTCCAATTCCCCCTCAGTATCCTTCCCCTCCATTCCACCAACTCCCACAGCTTCCTGAAGGTCAAACTCCATCTCCTCAGGGTCCCAAACCTGTAATCCAGCAGCACAAACCATATCAGGTGTATCCTCAAACCTACCAGATCCCTGTGCTCTATCCCCCTCAGAAGTATCCTTCTCAAAGACAAAACACTCAAACTGCTGCTCCGACTACCGCCTCAACAACCAGTGCAGCTACCGCCCTGAAGCCTGCAGCTCAACAGCCATTTTATTACCCACACCCTTATCTGCCGGCATATTATGTTCCTCAGCAGGCTCCCATGCCGACATATCCCGATCCTCCAACCTCACCTTCTGCAAAACCAGCTCCATCCGATCAGCACGAACGTCATGCCAAGCCTTCGTTTTATCCTCCCCCCTCTCATCAAAAGCCACAATAA
- the LOC119020811 gene encoding vegetative cell wall protein gp1-like isoform X2, which translates to MEQLWIRRLLFRGLHQQVVFASGVWSMNLWLQHDGAHSPSGLTKHPLVDGDYVLPLRLWGAPMTMSCPAVLPPPSVSCFPSGMVVKIGGITAHGLKVKVSGTWQPLSSLCSSCGLTVEELPGGLMLSAPYNRGLCIETQEEKYLLSLLLAEVELLVTCPTSPNIKPTRTTTAAPPSDHPVLQYPQYPQFPVFPQYLQGTVAPLPQHPQLPSGASADTGNQDSPAAQQPAFPLMPQYPQFPQYPLFPRPVPPMKPPAAPPASLPQMPQSPQYPFPFFPQFPMVPGIFHPTTPPPLSPPASVTTPAPTTKRDGKPVVPLQTRFPIPPQYPSPPFHQLPQLPEGQTPSPQGPKPVIQQHKPYQVYPQTYQIPVLYPPQKYPSQRQNTQTAAPTTASTTSAATALKPAAQQPFYYPHPYLPAYYVPQQAPMPTYPDPPTSPSAKPAPSDQHERHAKPSFYPPPSHQKPQ; encoded by the exons ATGGAGCAGCTATGGATTCGGAGGCTGTTGTTCAGAGGCCTCCATCAGCAGGTAGTGTTCGCCTCAGGAGTGTGGAGCATGAACCTGTGGCTCCAACACGACGGGGCTCACTCACCATCAGGCCTGACCAAACATCCACTCGTG GATGGTGATTATGTACTGCCACTGCGTTTATGGGGGGCACCGATGACAATGTCCTGCCCTGCTGTGCTTCCACCACCCTCTGTGTCCTGCTTCCCATCTGGGATGGTGGTGAAGATTGGTGGTATTACAGCACATGGACTCAAAGTTAAAG TGTCTGGCACGTGGCAGCCCCTTTCATCACTCTGTAGCAGTTGTGGACTCACTGTTGAAGAGCTCCCTGGTGGACTGATGCTCTCTGCTCCCTACAACAGAGGCCTGTGTATAGAGACTCAG gaggagaagtaTTTACTATCTCTTCTGCTGGCGGAAGTTGAGCTCTTGGTCACATGTCCTACATCTCCGAACATTAAGCCTACCAGAACAACGACCGCTGCGCCTCCCAGTGACCATCCTGTCCTGCAGTATCCTCAGTACCCTCAGTtcccagtgtttcctcagtACCTGCAAGGTACAGTGGCGCCTTTGCCACAAcatccacagctgccctcaggtGCTTCAGCAGACACTGGAAATCAAGAttcacctgcagctcagcagcctgCATTTCCACTTATGCCACAGTATCCACAGTTCCCTCAGTATCCTCTGTTTCCCAGACCGGTGCCACCTATGaaacctcctgcagctcctccggCTTCATTACCCCAGATGCCTCAGTCTCCACAGTATCCGTTTCCTTTTTTCCCACAATTCCCCATGGTACCTGGAATTTTCCATCCAacaacccctcctcctctttctcctcctgcttcgGTAACCACACCTGCCCCCACCACTAAGCGTGATGGGAAGCCTGTTGTTCCCCTGCAGACACGGTTTCCAATTCCCCCTCAGTATCCTTCCCCTCCATTCCACCAACTCCCACAGCTTCCTGAAGGTCAAACTCCATCTCCTCAGGGTCCCAAACCTGTAATCCAGCAGCACAAACCATATCAGGTGTATCCTCAAACCTACCAGATCCCTGTGCTCTATCCCCCTCAGAAGTATCCTTCTCAAAGACAAAACACTCAAACTGCTGCTCCGACTACCGCCTCAACAACCAGTGCAGCTACCGCCCTGAAGCCTGCAGCTCAACAGCCATTTTATTACCCACACCCTTATCTGCCGGCATATTATGTTCCTCAGCAGGCTCCCATGCCGACATATCCCGATCCTCCAACCTCACCTTCTGCAAAACCAGCTCCATCCGATCAGCACGAACGTCATGCCAAGCCTTCGTTTTATCCTCCCCCCTCTCATCAAAAGCCACAATAA
- the tmcc1b gene encoding transmembrane and coiled-coil domains protein 1b, producing the protein MDQGSSELSPEEPDAGGRAETEVGRRASESEHGLSKITHNALENMGALGHGLKHFFQPQRRRSSVSPHDSVSTCTGAPPSEPTEVGSEVGDAPASSALPLDSDNPAASVPPAALSRVLQQIRGAPPMMKRGTSLQSRRSKVGGPGDPPQKGSPQIHRRSTHEALLQAGRPRSSSTTDTPSSPALVDMLLTSGYHSTEEPDKLDRYDGSGPAVSPNALPYGADGYDVVDSTPDPQRTKQAIAQLQQKILKLTEQIKIEQTARDDNVAEYLKLANNADKQQSARIKQVFEKKNQKSAQTIQQLQRKLEHYHRKLREVEHNGIPRQPKDVFRDMHQGLKDVGAKVTGGLSSFSQATHSAAGAVVSKPREIASLIRHKFGSADNISALKDSLDETQGDEGVGPGGTRTLGTGQLQSSPKYGSDEDCSSATSGSAGANSTTGAPGGPPSSKGNTLDHAQASGFDAILHEIQELRDNQGRLEESFENLKAHYQRDYTMIMEALQEERYRCERLEEQLNDLTELHQNEILNLKQELASMEEKIAYQSYERARDIQEALEACQTRISKMELQQQQQQVVQLEGLENATARTLLGKLINVLLAVMAVLLVFVSTVANCVVPLMKTRSRTLSTLLLVILLAFLWRHWDAISEYLHHFLLHPR; encoded by the exons ATGGATCAGGGTAGTAGTGAGCTGAGTCCAGAGGAGCCGGACGCGGGAGGCCGAGCGGAGACGGAGGTCGGCAGGAGGGCGTCGGAGTCAGAGCACGGCTTGTCCAAAATCACCCATAATGCCCTGGAGAACATGGGAGCGTTGGGCCATGGCCTGAAGCACTTCTTCCAGCCACAGCGCCGACGCTCCTCCGTTTCCCCACATGACTCCGTCTCTACCTGCACAGGCGCCCCTCCCTCCGAACCCACTGAAGTAGGGTCAGAAGTAGGGGATGCTCCTGCCAGCTCGGCCCTCCCTTTGGATTCTGACAACCCTGCCGCTTCCGtccctcctgcagctctgagccGTGTTCTGCAGCAGATCCGAGGTGCTCCACCGATGATGAAGAGAGGCACCAGCCTGCAGAGCCGCCGCAGCAAGGTGGGGGGCCCCGGGGATCCTCCCCAAAAAGGTAGCCCTCAGATCCACCGACGCAGCACCCATGAAGCCCTGCTGCAGGCTGGGCGCCCACGCTCTTCCTCGACCACGGATACACCCAGCAGCCCAGCCCTGGTTGACATGCTGCTAACATCTGGTTACCACTCAACTGAGGAGCCTGACAAG CTGGATCGTTATGATGGATCGGGCCCTGCTGTGTCGCCCAACGCCCTCCCTTACGGTGCAGATGGATATGATGTAGTTGACAGTACTCCAGACCCCCAGCGAACGAAGCAGGCCATTGCCCAACTACAACAGAAGATTCTTAAGCTCACGGAACAAATCAAAATCGAACAAACAGCACGTGACGACAATGTGGCCGAATACCTGAAACTCGCTAAtaatgcagacaaacagcagagtgCACGCATCAAACAGGTGTTTGAGAAGAAGAACCAAAAGTCAGCGCAAACCATCCAGCaactgcagaggaagctggagcATTACCACCGAAAGCTTCGAGAGGTGGAGCACAATGGCATCCCTCGGCAGCCCAAAGATGTTTTCCGAGACATGCACCAGGGGCTGAAAGATGTTGGAGCCAAG GTGACAGGTGGTCTCTCCAGTTTCTCTCAAGCCACTCACTCTGCAGCTGGAGCTGTTGTGTCTAAGCCGAGAGAAATCGCCTCCCTCATCCGCCACAAGTTTGGCAGTGCTGATAACATTTCAGCCCTGAAAGATTCCTTGGATGAAACCCAGGGGGATGAAGGTGTTGGTCCTGGGGGAACGAGGACCCTTGGGACAGGACAGTTGCAGTCCAGCCCAAAGTATGGCAGTGATGAAGACTGTTCTAGCGCCACTTCTGGCTCCGCTGGAGCCAACAGCACGACTGGGGCCCCTGGAGGACCTCCTAGCTCCAAGGGCAATACACTTGATCATGCCCAGGCCTCTGGCTTTGACGCTATACTCCATGAGATCCAAGAGCTGCGGGATAACCAAGGTCGGCTCGAGGAGTCATTTGAAAACTTGAAAGCCCATTATCAGCGCGACTATACGATGATCATGGAGGCCCTGCAAGAGGAAAGATACAG GTGTGAACGATTAGAAGAGCAGCTCAATGACTTGACTGAACTCCACCAGAATGAAATTCTGAACTTGAAACAGGAACTAGCCAGCATGGAGGAGAAGATTGCATACCAGTCTTACGAAAGGGCGAGAGACATTCAG GAGGCGCTCGAGGCATGTCAGACACGTATCTCCaagatggagctgcagcagcagcaacagcaggtgGTGCAGCTCGAGGGTTTGGAGAACGCCACAGCTCGGACTCTACTTGGAAAACTAATCAATGTGCTGCTAGCTGTTATGGCAGTGCttttggtgtttgtgtccacagtgGCCAATTGTGTCGTCCCCTTGATGAAAACACGCAGCCGCACGCTTTCTACATTGCTCCTCGTAATCCTCCTCGCCTTCCTCTGGAGGCACTGGGATGCTATTTCAGAGTATCTGCATCACTTTCTCTTGCACCCCAGATGA
- the LOC119020834 gene encoding transmembrane and coiled-coil domains protein 1-like → MASKLSKIYFLICNKFGCIDNTAVVNNSDETHRGVRPQSSPRYGCDDDCSAAADSSAGAGPPSFSDNSPEHTQAPAFDALVCEIQELREDQSKLEEYFENVKAYYQQNYTGVLEDLQEEQYRCEQDRDLTELYKNEILNVKDELATTEDKISYQSHERATDIHEALVACHTRLFILEQQQQVELEDLDNVTAWTLFGKRFNMLLAVMAVLLVWVSICIVTLMRTHSCTLSSLLFILLSWLWRHWDAMLDSLHYFVCTKCPERGDDQ, encoded by the exons ATGGCGTCGAAGCTGAGCAAAATCTATTTCCTCATCTGCAACAAGTTTGGCTGCATTGATAACACTGCAGTTGTGAACAACTCGGATGAAACCCACAGGGGAGTGCGGCCACAGTCCAGCCCGAGGTATGGCTGTGATGAtgactgttctgctgctgctgacagctctgCAGGAGCAGGACCTCCTAGCTTCAGTGACAATAGCCCTGAACACACCCAGGCACCAGCTTTTGATGCTCTAGTCTGTGAGATCCAAGAGCTTAGAGAAGACCAAAGTAAACTTGAGGAAtactttgaaaatgtaaaagcttATTACCAACAAAACTACACAGGTGTACTCGAGGACCTACAGGAGGAACAATACAG GTGTGAGCAGGACAGAGACTTGACAGAACTGTACAAGAATGAGATTTTGAACGTGAAGGATGAACTGGCCACCACGGAGGACAAGATTTCTTACCAGTCACATGAAAGAGCAACAGATATTCAT GAGGCGCTGGTGGCATGTCATACACGACTCTTCATCTtagagcagcaacagcaggtgGAGCTTGAAGATTTGGACAATGTCACAGCATGGACCCTCTTTGGAAAACGTTTCAACATGCTGCTAGCTGTTATGGCAGTGCTTCTAGTATGGGTGTCTATTTGTATTGTCACCTTGATGagaacacacagctgcacacttTCCTCACTGCTTTTCATTCTCCTCTCTTGGCTCTGGAGGCACTGGGATGCCATGTTAGACAGTCTGCATTACTTTGTATGCACCAAATGCCCTGAAAGAGGAGATGACCAATAA
- the LOC119020668 gene encoding proline-rich transmembrane protein 3-like, producing the protein MGHSSFLLIVCLSSLGSLIQTLHSLDNSDSVQLTRGIGRNNNAPDSLSSELIFHSVSSSDSVEGSGQRVDSKASRRAGSEKRSGSTTPALTLHHSGAQGQGADRANTSITGHTQSSVHIISEEALGHVTYEEFKESHVFTVNDDFLGDQLSGKDRPKLPLQTNVFTSMPNQNQSGPGGPCVLGLSPCVFPSFNGTNLLWDDMRRTLAFAWELHVFGSAGLFISLAVLAVVGMAGACTLPRPFCDALTLANGLLILSGTLRAVLLLIDPYGTRQILSRATLAALHNIPMQLLLWAQVALALVTLREFNLLLFPLKLQQMWLVGGLAVLHCAPLVVADLFSQTFSPALPLLLQTLSLCWGLPFCMGILPKCCSNLHPFLRSSVPQWGPSQRIEKCAKRVTAVCAFLGVLCCSLQMYSLLWLYGLLGNWRRFGWGWWLSQFWARILELGWGFSLLVLGSWIFWMPSRGFSRGDLGQSRSELFRGMKETSLLRRVLAHIRRGPLRKSEKTWEDLMPRNWATCNLSKTGFGNNNIMCPYDEPTSNTILEYRPDPVSISCSDSQAALLWQKVGERECVLSLIEFDMRPPSPINLRRSIDNALHHGQLLTGGLFTPPPPSWTQSLGTDTTDGDGGTTAFPPAYVGHRWNLETDSICPSLDHFQAKEPIESPGATSDYNGSDWSPAIAHQREELNPALPAANQQLDWSEDDVTDL; encoded by the exons ATGGGGCATTCATCTTTTCTCctcattgtgtgtctgtcttcacTTGGAAGCCTCATTCAGACTTTGCATTCACTGGACAACTCTGATTCAGTCCAACTGACTCGAGGCATAGGCAGAAACAACAATGCCCCGGACAGCTTGTCCAGTGAATTAATCTTCCATTCGGTGAGCAGCAGTGACTCTGTGGAGGGCAGCGGACAGCGTGTTGACAGTAAAGCATCGCGGAGAGCTGGCAGTGAAAAGCGCTCTGGGTCTACGACACCAGCACTTACTCTACACCACTCAGGGGCTCAGGGCCAAGGAGCTGACAGAGCTAATACTTCAATTACAGGACATACTCAGTCCAGTGTGCACATTATCTCAGAGGAAGCTCTTGGCCACGTCACATATGAAGAGTTCAAAGAGAGTCATGTATTCACAGTAAATGATGATTTTCTGGGCG aTCAGCTCTCAGGTAAAGACAGGCCGAAACTGCCCCTACAAACCAATGTGTTTACTTCCATGCCAAACCAGAACCAGTCAGGACCCGGAGGCCCCTGTGTGCTCGGACTCAGCCCTTGTGTTTTCCCAAGCTTTAATGGCACAAATCTGCTCTGGGACGACATGAGGCGCACTCTGGCATTTGCCTGGGAACTTCACGTCTTTGGATCTGCCGGCCTTTTCATCTCGCTGGCCGTCCTGGCAGTTGTGGGGATGGCTGGTGCATGCACTCTTCCTCGTCCTTTCTGTGACGCCCTGACTCTGGCGAACGGTCTTCTGATCCTGAGTGGTACTCTACGCGCCGTCCTCCTTCTAATCGATCCTTACGGGACCCGTCAGATCCTGTCTCGTGCTACTCTGGCAGCACTCCATAATATTCCCATGCAGCTCCTTCTGTGGGCGCAGGTTGCCCTCGCTCTGGTCACACTCAGAGAGTTCAATTTATTGCTTTTCCCACtaaagctgcagcagatgtGGTTGGTTGGAGGGCTGGCTGTTTTACATTGTGCCCCATTAGTTGTTGCAGACCTTTTCTCTCAGACTTTCTCACCTGCTCTCCCTCTGTTACTACAGACCCTATCTCTCTGCTGGGGTCTCCCGTTCTGCATGGGGATCCTCCCTAAATGTTGCTCTAATCTACATCCTTTCCTCAGGTCGTCTGTACCTCAGTGGGGTCCCTCGCAGAGGATTGAAAAGTGTGCAAAGCGAGTTACAGCAGTGTGCGCCTTCCTCGGggtcctctgctgcagccttcAGATGTATAGTCTCCTCTGGCTTTATGGGTTGCTGGGGAACTGGAGGCGCTTTGGTTGGGGCTGGTGGCTCAGTCAGTTTTGGGCTAGAATACTTGAGTTAGGTTGGGGATTCTCTCTGCTTGTCCTGGGCTCGTGGATCTTCTGGATGCCATCTAGAGGTTTTTCAAGGGGTGATCTAGGGCAGAGCAGAAGTGAGCTGTTTAGAGGGATGAAGGAGACAAGCTTGTTGCGCAGGGTCTTGGCCCACATACGGAGAGGGCCACTCAGAAAATCAGAGAAAACCTGGGAGGACCTGATGCCAAGAAACTGGGCAACATGCAACCTGTCTAAAACAGGTTTCGGTAACAATAACATCATGTGTCCGTATGATGAGCCAACATCCAACACTATTCTAGAATACAGGCCTGACCCTGTTAGCATCAGCTGCTCCGACTCTCAGGCCGCATTACTGTGGCAGAAAGTTGGTGAACGCGAGTGTGTTCTTTCACTTATAGAATTCGACATGCGGCCGCCGTCTCCTATCAACCTCAGGCGCAGCATTGACAATGCCCTTCATCACGGACAGCTTCTAACAGGAGGTCTGttcacacctccacctccctcatGGACTCAATCTCTGGGCACAGACACCACTGATGGAGATGGTGGCACAACTGCATTCCCTCCAGCTTATGTTGGCCATAGGTGGAATCTAGAAACAGATTCTATTTGCCCATCATTAGACCACTTCCAAGCAAAAGAGCCAATAGAGTCACCAGGTGCTACCTCAGATTATAACGGCAGTGACTGGTCTCCTGCTATTGCGCACCAGAGAGAAGAACTTAATCCAGCACTCCCAGCAGCGAATCAACAGCTGGACTGGTCTGAGGACGACGTCACTGATCTCTAA